A genomic stretch from Arthrobacter sp. KBS0702 includes:
- the acs gene encoding acetate--CoA ligase, whose product MSQQTPGSTTTQAPRQGDAFENLSQENRKFAPSAEFAANAVVTAADYAEADADRPAFWAKQARSLLSWSKDFTQTLDWSNLPFAKWFVGGEINAAYNALDRHVEAGNGDRVAIYFEGEPGDTRTYTYAQLTEEVKKAANAFESLGVAKGDRVAVYLPMIPEAVITLLACARIGAIHSVVFGGFSAEALRSRIDDAEAKLVVTADGTYRRGKPSPLKHAVDEALAHEGDGSGHTVQNVVVVKRNGQDVDWHDGRDHWWADTVGTASAEHTAVGHDAEHPLFILYTSGTTGKPKGILHTTGGYLTQGAYTHKAVFDLHPETDVYWCTADVGWITGHSYVAYAPLINGATQVMYEGTPDSPHQGRWWEIVEKYKVSILYTAPTAIRTFMKWGKEIPAKSDLSSIRVLGSVGEPINPEAWMWYREVIGANAGAHGEKKDHPAPIVDTWWQTETGAQMIAPLPGVTATKPGSAQVPLPGIAVDVVDEAGESVPNGAGGYLVIREPWPAMLRGIWGDPERFKETYWSRFETMYFAGDGAKKDDDGDIWLLGRVDDVMNISGHRLSTAEIESALVSHPAVAEAAVVGAADETTGQAVVAFVILRGDAVDSGEAMVQELRNHVGKEIGPIAKPKTILIVPELPKTRSGKIMRRLLKDVAEGREVGDATTLADNTVMAQIANSLKK is encoded by the coding sequence ATGTCCCAGCAGACCCCAGGCTCCACGACAACCCAGGCGCCCCGGCAGGGCGATGCCTTCGAAAACCTGTCGCAGGAGAACCGGAAGTTCGCCCCCTCGGCCGAGTTCGCCGCCAACGCCGTGGTCACCGCCGCCGACTACGCCGAGGCCGACGCCGACCGGCCCGCCTTCTGGGCCAAGCAGGCCCGCAGCCTGCTCAGCTGGAGCAAGGACTTCACCCAGACGCTGGACTGGTCCAACCTGCCGTTCGCCAAGTGGTTTGTCGGCGGCGAGATCAATGCCGCGTACAACGCCCTGGACCGCCACGTCGAGGCCGGCAACGGGGACCGCGTCGCCATCTACTTCGAGGGCGAGCCCGGCGACACCCGGACCTACACCTACGCGCAGCTCACCGAAGAGGTCAAGAAGGCCGCCAACGCGTTTGAATCCCTCGGCGTGGCCAAGGGCGACCGTGTCGCCGTGTACCTGCCGATGATCCCCGAAGCCGTCATCACGCTGCTGGCCTGCGCCCGGATCGGCGCCATCCACTCCGTGGTGTTCGGCGGATTCTCCGCCGAGGCCCTGCGGTCCCGGATCGACGACGCCGAAGCCAAGCTCGTGGTCACCGCCGACGGCACCTACCGCCGCGGCAAGCCCAGCCCGCTCAAGCACGCCGTCGACGAGGCGCTGGCCCACGAGGGCGACGGTTCCGGGCACACGGTGCAGAACGTCGTCGTCGTGAAGCGCAACGGCCAGGACGTCGACTGGCATGACGGCCGGGACCACTGGTGGGCGGATACGGTCGGGACCGCCTCCGCCGAGCACACCGCCGTCGGCCACGACGCCGAGCACCCGCTGTTCATCCTCTACACCTCAGGCACAACCGGAAAGCCCAAGGGCATCCTGCACACCACCGGCGGCTACCTCACCCAGGGCGCCTACACCCACAAGGCGGTCTTCGACCTGCACCCGGAAACGGACGTTTACTGGTGCACGGCCGACGTCGGCTGGATCACCGGCCACTCCTACGTCGCCTACGCGCCGCTCATCAACGGCGCCACCCAGGTGATGTACGAAGGCACCCCCGACTCCCCGCACCAGGGCCGCTGGTGGGAGATCGTGGAGAAGTACAAGGTCTCCATCCTCTACACCGCCCCCACCGCCATCCGCACCTTCATGAAGTGGGGCAAGGAAATCCCGGCCAAGTCGGACCTGTCCTCGATCCGCGTCCTGGGCTCGGTGGGCGAACCCATCAACCCCGAAGCGTGGATGTGGTACCGGGAGGTCATCGGCGCCAACGCCGGCGCGCACGGGGAAAAGAAGGACCACCCGGCCCCGATCGTGGACACCTGGTGGCAGACCGAGACCGGTGCGCAGATGATCGCCCCGCTGCCCGGGGTGACCGCGACCAAGCCGGGCTCCGCGCAGGTCCCGCTGCCCGGCATCGCCGTCGACGTCGTCGATGAAGCCGGCGAGTCCGTGCCCAACGGCGCCGGCGGCTACCTCGTGATCCGCGAGCCGTGGCCGGCCATGCTGCGCGGCATCTGGGGCGACCCGGAGCGGTTCAAGGAAACCTACTGGTCCCGTTTCGAAACCATGTACTTCGCCGGCGACGGCGCCAAGAAGGACGACGACGGCGACATCTGGCTGCTTGGCCGCGTGGACGACGTGATGAACATTTCCGGCCACCGGCTCTCCACCGCCGAGATCGAATCCGCCCTCGTGTCCCACCCGGCCGTGGCGGAAGCCGCCGTCGTCGGCGCGGCGGACGAGACTACCGGCCAGGCTGTCGTGGCGTTCGTGATCCTGCGTGGGGATGCGGTGGACTCGGGTGAGGCGATGGTCCAGGAGCTCCGCAACCATGTGGGCAAGGAAATCGGTCCGATCGCCAAGCCCAAGACCATCCTGATCGTTCCGGAACTGCCGAAGACCCGATCCGGCAAGATCATGCGCCGCCTGCTCAAGGACGTCGCGGAAGGCCGCGAGGTCGGCGACGCCACCACGCTGGCCGACAACACCGTGATGGCCCAGATCGCGAACTCGCTCAAGAAGTAG
- a CDS encoding SMP-30/gluconolactonase/LRE family protein: MKAIRRAAVAFLAAVAVLVPAPLSTAAETDPGHGRSVITLPGATGAEGIAAGEGSTFFAGDRLNGNIYRGDIRDGTAKKFITAPAGRAAIGMKVDRRHDLLFVAGGGTGQAYLYDLKSRKTEATYQLAAAGASFINDVTLTSRGAWFTNSQAGELYFVPVGSDGEPGTARTLKLKGPAGTVDQGFNLNGIAAAGDGDTLIVAHTARGVLYTVNTRTGASAEIGGVSVPNVDGILLKDGTLWAVQNLDNQVSRIRLDSGLDSGELRHVITSPNFDIPTTAALFDDTLAVVNSKFTNPGATSFEVVRVQAR; encoded by the coding sequence GTGAAAGCAATCCGCCGGGCTGCCGTGGCCTTCTTGGCGGCGGTTGCCGTGCTTGTGCCGGCGCCGCTGTCCACCGCCGCAGAAACCGACCCCGGACACGGCCGCTCTGTGATCACCCTTCCCGGCGCCACCGGAGCGGAGGGCATCGCGGCAGGTGAAGGGTCCACGTTCTTCGCCGGCGACCGCCTCAACGGAAACATCTACCGCGGCGACATCCGCGACGGGACGGCAAAGAAATTCATTACCGCACCCGCCGGCAGGGCCGCCATCGGCATGAAGGTGGACCGGCGCCACGACCTTCTCTTCGTCGCCGGCGGCGGCACCGGACAGGCCTACCTCTACGACCTCAAGTCCCGGAAGACCGAAGCCACGTACCAGTTGGCCGCGGCCGGGGCGAGCTTCATCAACGACGTCACCCTGACCAGCCGCGGCGCCTGGTTCACCAACTCCCAGGCCGGCGAGCTCTACTTCGTGCCGGTGGGCAGCGACGGCGAACCCGGAACCGCCCGCACGCTGAAGCTGAAAGGCCCGGCCGGGACCGTGGACCAGGGCTTCAACCTCAACGGCATCGCCGCCGCCGGGGACGGCGACACCCTGATCGTCGCGCACACCGCTCGCGGCGTGCTCTACACGGTCAACACCCGCACCGGGGCGAGCGCCGAGATCGGCGGCGTCAGCGTGCCCAACGTCGACGGGATCCTGCTCAAGGACGGCACCCTGTGGGCCGTGCAGAACCTGGACAACCAGGTCAGCCGCATTCGGCTCGACAGCGGCCTCGATTCCGGGGAGCTGAGGCACGTCATCACGAGCCCGAACTTCGACATCCCCACGACGGCGGCCCTCTTCGACGACACGCTCGCCGTGGTCAACTCGAAGTTCACCAACCCAGGGGCCACCAGCTTCGAGGTAGTCCGGGTCCAGGCCCGCTAG
- the aroQ gene encoding type II 3-dehydroquinate dehydratase has product MSEATSADVRRGTILVLNGPNLNLLGTREPEKYGTATLADVEQLAKDAGAAHGLDVECFQSNHEGALVDAIHAARGTAVGIVLNAGAYTHTSVAIRDAITAVQLPAVEVHITNVHAREAFRHHSYLSDVSKAVIAGAGILGYRFAVEYLAELYAGRD; this is encoded by the coding sequence ATGAGCGAAGCCACCTCCGCGGACGTTCGACGCGGCACCATCCTGGTCCTCAACGGACCCAACCTGAACCTGCTGGGCACCCGCGAGCCCGAGAAGTACGGCACGGCCACGCTGGCCGACGTCGAACAGCTCGCCAAGGACGCCGGCGCGGCGCACGGGCTCGACGTCGAATGCTTCCAGTCCAACCATGAGGGCGCGCTCGTGGACGCCATCCACGCCGCCCGCGGCACGGCGGTCGGCATCGTCCTGAACGCCGGCGCCTACACGCACACCTCGGTGGCGATCCGGGACGCGATCACGGCGGTGCAGCTGCCCGCCGTCGAGGTCCACATCACCAACGTGCACGCCCGGGAAGCGTTCCGGCACCACTCCTACCTCTCGGACGTCAGCAAGGCCGTGATCGCCGGGGCCGGAATCCTCGGGTACCGCTTCGCCGTCGAATACCTCGCCGAACTTTACGCGGGCCGGGACTAG